TAAAGCAGTCTTACAAAGTCATTGCCTAATAGCATTGAAATACAACACAAAATTTAGTCACAGCATCTCTGAACGGCTATTCAGCAAGCAGATTTCATTTGATACCTACAAAAGTTTACTACTAATTTACTTTTTTCCACTTGCATTTTTTTTGATAGCCGTTATACTGAATTTGTAAGCGCAAACAAGAAACGTGTTTTCTTATTTAGAAAATGGAGGGTTTATTTTATGTCATTTAACATGGTAACACGCTATGCACATAGTCCCGAAGATATGGATCATTACAATACAGATCAAATGCGGGAACAATTTTTAATGGAAAAGATTTTCAGTGCCGGTGATATTTATTTAACTTATACTTATAACGACCGGATGATTTTTGGTGGGGTTACCCCAACAACTGAACCATTAGAGATTAAATTAGACAAACAATTAGGTGTTGATTTCTTCTTACAACGCCGTGAACTTGGCTTTATCAATATTGGTGAAGGCGGCTCTGTAACGATCGATGGTAAGAAAGAACATATTGAACCACATGATGGTTACTATATTGGTATGGGTACTAAGCATGTCGTCTTCGAATCTGACGATGCTGACAAGCCTGCCAAATTCTACGTTGTTGCAACACCTGCTCACAAGACCTATCCTTCAAAGAAATTAGCCTATAAAGACTCAATTTCAATGCCTTTAGGTGATCAAAAGCATATGAATAAGCGGGTCATTCACAAGTATATCGATGCTTCACAAATGGACACTTGTCAATTACAAATGGGTTATACAGTTCTTGAACCAGGTAACTCATGGAATACGATGCCAGCTCATACGCATGCTCGTCGGATGGAAACATACCTTTACACTGAATTTGGCGATCCTGATACTCGTGTTGCGCACTTTATGGGTACACCTAACAACACTAAGCATATCTTCCTTGAACCAGATCAAGCTGTTGTCAACCCTAGCTTCTCGATTCACTGTGGTGTTGGGACAACTAACTACTCATTCATTTGGGCAATGTGTGGTGAAAACCAAACTTATGATGACATGGACCAAGTCGACATGCATGACTTGCGTTAATCATCAGTAAAACACTAATAGTTCTGATAAATGCAGGGCCACGGCTCTGCATTTATTATTCCCAAAAATGACAGCGCTTGCATACGATAAAAGTAACGTAGAGAGAAGATTTTAGCATGCCAATTAAAAAAGCAATTGATAAAGTACCTGGTGGTATTATGATTGTGCCACTCATTATTGGAGTATTAATCCACACCTTGTGGCCTAAGCTGGACATTGAATTATCCGGGGTTACAGGCTCGTTTATGGTTGGAACCTCAGCATTATTATTCGCTTTCTTCTTCTGCATTGGTACCGGGATTAATTTGAAAGCCTCTGGAAAAATCGCAGGCAAAGGGATCACTATGTTACTCGTCAAAGTCTTACTGGCGGCCCTGATTGGGATTCTTATCAACAAGGTATTGCCAATCACTGGGATTACCAGCGGTGTCTTTGCTGGTTTCTCAACCTTAGCCGTAATCGCCTCCTTTAACGCGGCCAATGGTGGTCTGTATACAGCCTTAATGTCCACGATTCCAAATCGTGAAATTGATCTAGCAGCGTATCCTTTCTTTAGCATTCAATCAGGACCCTTCTTTACAATGCTAACACTTGGCATCGCTGGTATTGGGGCCTTTCCTTGGCAAGCACTCGTTTCGACCTTGGTCCCATTTGCTTTAGGATTGATTCTAGGTGGTTTAGATCCTGAAATTCGGAAGATGTTCCATCCCGTTGGTGGTGCATTGATTCCATTCTTTGCTTTTACAATTGGTTATAGTATGAACTTTAGTATGCTCTTAAAATCCGGCCTAGTCGGTATCTTAATGGGCATCGCTGTCGTATTTGTCAGTGGATTCGTCCTATATCTGGCCGATCGTTACATCGCACGTTCTGATGGTTTAGCAGGTTGGGCAGCCTCTTCAACTGCGGGTGCCGCAATTTCTGTTCCTGTCGTCATTGCTGAAATGGATAAATCATTTAAACCAGTTGCTCAGTCAGCCACAGCAATTGTGGCGACCTGTGTCTTGATTACGGCAATTTTGACCCCAATTGTTACCATGTGGTATTACCGTCGTTTGCAACGTAAAGGACGCGTTTCAAAAGATCTGACTAAATAAAATCATGATCTCTCTTAATTGCGTTTTAATTCATCACCTCAATGTTGGAATCTAAAAGGGATGGTACTGTGAAATCACAGTGCCATCCCTTCTAGTGCTTAAAGCAATTTTTGAATTTGATGCTGTGTTTCTAACACCAACCGAATAAAATTGCGCCGTTGTTCTTCTGGAACACGATATTTTGGTGCGCTCACGCTAAATGCCCCGTAAAGCTGCTGATCCTTCACGATCGCCGCCCCAATACAATAAACATCAGGTTCGTTTTCTTCATCATCAATCGAAAAGCCGACATTTCGAATATTCGTTAAGTCGCTCCGCAACTGTGGAATCTTCGTGAGAGTATTTCTCGTCACTGGTAATAATTTAGTCCGTGCAAAATAGGCCTTCAACTTTTCATCTGAATACTGTGACAAAATAGCTTTCCCCATCGATGAGGAATATAAGTTCATTCGACCGCCGATCGTTGATTTTAATTTAATACTCGAAGGACTCTCAAGCTTTTCAACTAAAACAACACGATCATCTTCACAAACACCTAGATTAACTGTCTCACCAGTTACATCTCGTAACTGTTGTAATAATGTACGCGTGACTGAACGAATATCAAAGCTTTCAGAAGCCTTTTGACCGTACATCAAAAATTGAGTCCCAAGATAGTACTTTTTGGAGTCAGAATCTCGCCGGACAAACCCCAGAGCCTCTAACGTCGTTAGAATTTTTAAAGTTGTTGGTGTATTAAGTGTTGCAACTCGGCTAACTTCATTCAAAGTTGGTGCGGATTCAGCAGTCAAAATTGCATCTAAAATCATTTTAGCTTTAATAAGTACCGACCCATAAAGCTTTGGTTTATCATTTCCCATCAGCCATTCTCCTTAAATTGATGGATTTTCCCTTTTATCTCTATGCTTTTATGCTAAATTACTCAACCGGCCAATTATAGTTGGTATCGACATTTCCCATCTGGAAAACAATCCATTTTAAATTATACTGTTTACTTTCCAGATTAACAAGTATTACCTTCAAAATGCTAATTCTACGTATTTGGTACAAAGATAATTAAAATAGCCCTTGATTTTTTACCGTAAGCGCTTTATATTATTAAGTGTAATAAGGAAATTCAATTTCCTATAAAGAAAAAATATAAATTTAAGGGAGTGCTTTTAATATGGCAGATACACGTGAAGATATTTTAGCTCGTGAAAAGGATTTAGACCATTTCAATATGGATTTGTATTCATTAAAGGGTAAAGTTGCCGTTGTTACTGGTGGTGATACTGGTTTAGGTCAAGCTTACACGATTGCTTTTGCTGAGGCCGGTGCTGACATTTTTATTCCTACCTTTGGTCAAAATGGCTGGGAAGATAC
This region of Lactobacillus sp. CBA3605 genomic DNA includes:
- a CDS encoding 2-keto-3-deoxygluconate permease, yielding MPIKKAIDKVPGGIMIVPLIIGVLIHTLWPKLDIELSGVTGSFMVGTSALLFAFFFCIGTGINLKASGKIAGKGITMLLVKVLLAALIGILINKVLPITGITSGVFAGFSTLAVIASFNAANGGLYTALMSTIPNREIDLAAYPFFSIQSGPFFTMLTLGIAGIGAFPWQALVSTLVPFALGLILGGLDPEIRKMFHPVGGALIPFFAFTIGYSMNFSMLLKSGLVGILMGIAVVFVSGFVLYLADRYIARSDGLAGWAASSTAGAAISVPVVIAEMDKSFKPVAQSATAIVATCVLITAILTPIVTMWYYRRLQRKGRVSKDLTK
- the kduI gene encoding 5-dehydro-4-deoxy-D-glucuronate isomerase, which produces MSFNMVTRYAHSPEDMDHYNTDQMREQFLMEKIFSAGDIYLTYTYNDRMIFGGVTPTTEPLEIKLDKQLGVDFFLQRRELGFINIGEGGSVTIDGKKEHIEPHDGYYIGMGTKHVVFESDDADKPAKFYVVATPAHKTYPSKKLAYKDSISMPLGDQKHMNKRVIHKYIDASQMDTCQLQMGYTVLEPGNSWNTMPAHTHARRMETYLYTEFGDPDTRVAHFMGTPNNTKHIFLEPDQAVVNPSFSIHCGVGTTNYSFIWAMCGENQTYDDMDQVDMHDLR
- a CDS encoding IclR family transcriptional regulator; translated protein: MGNDKPKLYGSVLIKAKMILDAILTAESAPTLNEVSRVATLNTPTTLKILTTLEALGFVRRDSDSKKYYLGTQFLMYGQKASESFDIRSVTRTLLQQLRDVTGETVNLGVCEDDRVVLVEKLESPSSIKLKSTIGGRMNLYSSSMGKAILSQYSDEKLKAYFARTKLLPVTRNTLTKIPQLRSDLTNIRNVGFSIDDEENEPDVYCIGAAIVKDQQLYGAFSVSAPKYRVPEEQRRNFIRLVLETQHQIQKLL